A genomic region of Erythrobacter sp. SCSIO 43205 contains the following coding sequences:
- a CDS encoding division/cell wall cluster transcriptional repressor MraZ: MHRYNGQAYSPAGDKGRYVLPPAFRKVVKDSSGGSKTLCLAVHDRYNCLIGFGLSHADGFDEQIEKEEERAIRRGEDFDPDARAAQLYGFEQVPFDDSGRFVMPETFRDLDLAGDGLYFHGSGKFFMVWKPEELEEMGNDFRAAKASCKSQMAKAQAKAAGKEGKGK, translated from the coding sequence GTGCACAGATATAATGGCCAAGCCTATTCGCCCGCGGGCGATAAGGGTCGTTATGTGCTGCCGCCTGCCTTTCGCAAGGTGGTGAAGGATAGCTCTGGCGGCTCGAAGACTTTGTGTCTCGCTGTCCATGACCGCTACAACTGCCTGATTGGCTTTGGCTTGTCCCACGCAGACGGTTTCGACGAGCAGATCGAGAAAGAAGAAGAACGCGCCATTCGCCGGGGCGAGGATTTCGACCCTGACGCGCGCGCAGCCCAGCTTTACGGTTTTGAGCAAGTGCCGTTTGATGATTCGGGCCGCTTTGTCATGCCCGAAACCTTTCGCGATCTCGATCTTGCAGGCGATGGCCTGTATTTTCACGGCAGCGGCAAATTCTTCATGGTGTGGAAGCCTGAAGAGCTTGAGGAAATGGGCAATGATTTCCGCGCCGCGAAAGCGTCTTGCAAATCGCAAATGGCCAAAGCTCAAGCGAAAGCAGCGGGCAAAGAGGGTAAGGGCAAATGA
- the rsmH gene encoding 16S rRNA (cytosine(1402)-N(4))-methyltransferase RsmH has protein sequence MNAPHIPVLLDEVVASLSPQPGMTIIDATFGAGGYSRAMLERGARVYGFDRDPNAIRDGQAMVAEYLAGQNGGELSLHQERFSQMREEMERIGVPQVDAVVMDIGVSSMQLDQEERGFSFQSDGPLDMRMSQAGESAADFLNTADEAAIADVLYHYGEERQSRRVARAIVAARPLETTGDFARVVRRALGHKPHDKKDPATRSFQAVRIHVNDELGELRAGLKAAELLLKEGGVLAVVSFHSLEDRVVKRFFKEASGAGKAVSRHLPGEIPGPAPTFTKVSKAIRPSEAEIERNPRARSSTLRHAVRTSAPSIEGAAL, from the coding sequence ATGAACGCCCCGCATATCCCTGTCCTCCTTGATGAGGTGGTCGCCAGCCTGAGCCCTCAGCCCGGCATGACCATCATCGATGCAACCTTTGGCGCAGGCGGCTATTCGCGCGCGATGCTGGAGCGGGGTGCTCGCGTTTACGGTTTCGACCGCGATCCCAATGCGATCCGCGACGGTCAGGCGATGGTTGCTGAATACCTTGCTGGCCAGAATGGGGGCGAGCTTTCGCTTCATCAGGAACGCTTTTCGCAAATGCGCGAAGAGATGGAGCGGATCGGCGTGCCTCAGGTGGATGCCGTCGTGATGGACATCGGCGTATCGTCCATGCAGCTCGATCAGGAAGAGCGCGGCTTTTCTTTTCAATCCGATGGCCCGCTTGATATGCGCATGAGCCAGGCGGGCGAGAGCGCAGCGGACTTTCTCAACACCGCTGATGAAGCGGCGATTGCCGATGTGCTTTATCATTACGGCGAAGAGCGCCAGTCGCGCCGCGTCGCCCGCGCAATCGTTGCGGCGCGTCCGCTGGAGACGACGGGTGATTTTGCCCGCGTGGTGCGCCGCGCTCTGGGGCACAAGCCGCATGACAAAAAAGATCCCGCGACCCGTTCCTTTCAGGCGGTGCGCATCCATGTGAACGATGAGCTGGGAGAGCTTCGTGCAGGGCTGAAAGCTGCTGAACTGCTTTTGAAGGAGGGCGGGGTGCTTGCCGTCGTCAGCTTCCACAGCCTCGAAGACCGCGTGGTCAAACGCTTTTTCAAAGAGGCGAGCGGAGCAGGCAAAGCTGTCTCGCGCCATCTCCCCGGCGAAATTCCCGGCCCTGCGCCAACCTTCACAAAAGTGTCCAAAGCCATCCGCCCCAGCGAGGCAGAGATCGAGCGCAACCCCCGCGCCCGGTCTTCCACCCTCCGCCACGCCGTCCGTACCTCAGCCCCCTCAATCGAAGGAGCAGCCCTATGA